One window from the genome of Saccharicrinis carchari encodes:
- a CDS encoding N-acetylmuramoyl-L-alanine amidase family protein, translating to MTLKKLLIVILGFVFFQAQGQEGAIAKYAKAKKGEGLYSFLKRNALDTDELIAQFIELNKSKLGKDKTLLLGVEYKIPATEVFLFEPLFGKERERFRLESNILKGAVFYLVSGHGGPDPGALGKYGHRTLAEDEYAYDITLRLAKKLQENGARIHMIIQDENDGIRDASYLELDSDETCMGQTIPLDQTKRLKQRTEMVNELYLKNKGAFQRCLVVHVDSRSKGNAIDVFFYHAPKSKNGKIAAGAILNVFDLKYSQHQPSRGYSGVVSARNLYLLRKTYPVTVFVELGNIRNFRDQQRFILENNRQALANWLYEGLLSDYKNNTLK from the coding sequence ATGACATTAAAAAAACTATTGATCGTGATATTGGGTTTTGTGTTTTTTCAGGCACAGGGTCAGGAAGGGGCGATTGCAAAATATGCAAAAGCTAAAAAAGGTGAAGGTCTTTATTCGTTTTTAAAACGTAATGCTTTGGATACCGACGAATTGATAGCGCAGTTTATAGAGCTTAATAAGTCTAAATTGGGCAAGGACAAAACCTTACTATTAGGTGTTGAATATAAAATTCCGGCCACCGAGGTGTTTTTATTTGAGCCTTTATTTGGTAAAGAGAGGGAGAGATTCCGCTTGGAGTCCAACATTTTAAAAGGTGCTGTATTTTATTTGGTAAGCGGACATGGTGGTCCCGACCCCGGCGCGTTGGGTAAATATGGGCACAGAACATTGGCAGAGGATGAGTATGCCTACGATATTACTTTGCGATTGGCCAAAAAACTTCAGGAAAATGGAGCTCGCATTCACATGATAATCCAGGATGAAAACGATGGTATCCGTGATGCGTCGTACTTAGAGCTGGATAGTGATGAAACATGTATGGGGCAAACCATTCCGCTGGATCAGACTAAACGACTGAAGCAGCGAACCGAAATGGTTAATGAATTATACCTCAAAAATAAAGGAGCATTTCAGCGCTGTCTTGTGGTACATGTTGATTCCAGAAGCAAGGGAAATGCCATTGATGTGTTTTTTTACCATGCGCCCAAAAGTAAAAACGGAAAAATAGCAGCAGGTGCCATATTGAACGTATTTGATTTAAAATACAGTCAACATCAGCCATCCAGAGGATACTCGGGTGTTGTTAGCGCAAGGAACTTATATTTGTTGCGGAAAACTTACCCGGTAACTGTTTTTGTAGAGCTGGGAAATATTCGTAATTTTCGCGACCAGCAGCGCTTTATTTTAGAAAACAATCGTCAGGCTTTGGCCAATTGGTTGTACGAAGGATTACTAAGCGATTATAAAAATAATACTTTAAAATAA
- a CDS encoding MgtC/SapB family protein — protein sequence MESIHSQLWILLDVLIAAVLSAVVGIEREKKDKPSGLRTNMIVGSISCLLVAISPDLSQFMLSDVPMEMINVDPIRIIHAIIIGVSFIGAGTILKFKDENIIKNLTTASTLLYSAGIGISVGTKAYVIAIGLTFIIIIINSLHHLKKIQSFFTKK from the coding sequence ATGGAATCAATACACTCGCAATTGTGGATATTGTTAGACGTACTTATTGCGGCTGTGCTTTCTGCTGTTGTTGGTATAGAAAGGGAGAAAAAGGACAAGCCATCCGGTTTACGCACCAATATGATTGTTGGGAGCATTTCATGCTTATTAGTTGCGATAAGCCCGGATCTCAGTCAGTTTATGCTATCTGATGTACCCATGGAAATGATTAATGTAGATCCCATCCGTATTATCCACGCCATCATTATAGGGGTTAGTTTTATTGGTGCCGGTACCATACTTAAATTTAAGGATGAGAATATCATTAAAAACCTCACCACCGCTTCCACCCTTCTTTATTCGGCCGGCATAGGCATATCCGTAGGCACAAAAGCGTACGTTATAGCAATAGGTCTGACCTTCATTATCATTATAATAAACTCTTTACATCATCTCAAAAAAATACAATCTTTTTTTACGAAAAAATAA
- a CDS encoding vacuolar protein sorting family 37 protein: MISYAVGGVQKWQHGYNGKYGNGGFYLYNTSIGKYALLFSSTNNYLGLNGVTNPTEALDVNGNIKTNRLYLKAGNGIYSLHNNNYILNDHANGNITLNAAGGNLYLGYINTVKVLLRKGLYDSSGSYSIINENGFIYQAKSGVNNFINGNIGVGITTPDAKLHVAASNNDGISIGKIKDRLNWDGKGKQPGYHIRFKGYRDVSGNATGARISALRTNRCCNGLSQGMELVFYVSNGMATHSSGDVNLDEAMRINDNGNIGIGTTTPNHKLDVAGTVRAEEIIVEAKGQTADFVFEPDYQLRDLSDVEDFIRTHKHLPEIPSATQMEAQGVNLAEMNKLLLQKVEELTLCSIQQKKDRKELEEEVASMKQELQAIKELITNSNQK; encoded by the coding sequence ATGATATCATATGCTGTTGGTGGTGTTCAAAAATGGCAGCATGGTTATAACGGTAAATATGGTAATGGTGGTTTTTATTTATATAATACCAGTATAGGAAAATATGCCTTGCTCTTCAGCTCTACAAATAATTATTTAGGGTTAAACGGCGTTACAAATCCAACCGAAGCCCTCGATGTGAATGGGAATATAAAAACCAATAGACTGTATTTAAAAGCAGGAAATGGCATATACTCCCTGCACAACAATAATTATATTTTAAACGACCACGCAAACGGCAACATAACCTTAAATGCTGCAGGCGGCAATTTATATCTTGGATATATCAATACGGTAAAAGTTCTGCTACGGAAAGGCTTATATGATTCATCGGGAAGCTATTCTATCATAAATGAAAATGGATTTATATATCAGGCGAAAAGTGGAGTTAACAACTTTATCAATGGGAATATAGGTGTTGGTATTACAACTCCAGATGCCAAATTACATGTTGCTGCATCCAACAACGATGGAATAAGTATTGGAAAGATTAAAGATCGTCTTAATTGGGATGGAAAGGGAAAACAACCGGGCTATCACATTAGATTCAAAGGATACAGGGATGTTTCGGGTAATGCTACGGGAGCAAGAATTTCAGCCCTAAGAACCAATCGTTGCTGCAATGGCCTTAGTCAGGGGATGGAATTGGTATTTTATGTTTCAAACGGAATGGCAACCCATAGTTCTGGGGATGTAAATTTGGATGAAGCTATGAGAATAAATGATAATGGTAATATTGGGATAGGAACAACTACTCCTAATCACAAACTCGATGTAGCCGGAACCGTCCGTGCCGAAGAAATCATTGTTGAAGCCAAAGGCCAAACCGCCGATTTCGTTTTTGAGCCCGACTACCAACTCCGCGACCTCTCCGATGTAGAAGATTTTATCCGCACCCACAAACACTTACCCGAAATACCTAGCGCTACCCAAATGGAAGCCCAAGGTGTTAATTTGGCCGAGATGAATAAACTACTCCTTCAGAAAGTCGAAGAACTCACCCTATGTTCAATTCAGCAGAAGAAAGACAGGAAGGAGTTGGAAGAAGAAGTTGCTTCAATGAAACAAGAGTTGCAAGCGATTAAAGAATTAATAACTAATAGCAACCAAAAATAA
- a CDS encoding NUDIX hydrolase: MTKPERVLKYCPRCGSKRFNFQGVHSFLCDNCELHYFINSSAAVAALIENEKGELLLTVRAFEPHKGMLDLPGGFVDINETVEDAVTREIKEELNLDVTEVKFIASCPNEYVYSGYSVYTCDMGFLCSVSGWENLLVQDDVTGIELVSRENIDWDKIGAESIKKIIRAYWNG; the protein is encoded by the coding sequence ATGACAAAGCCGGAACGCGTATTAAAATATTGCCCCAGATGTGGTTCCAAAAGATTTAATTTTCAAGGTGTCCATTCCTTTTTGTGCGATAATTGCGAGTTGCATTATTTTATCAATTCATCCGCAGCGGTAGCCGCTTTAATCGAAAACGAAAAAGGGGAATTGCTGCTTACTGTGAGAGCTTTTGAACCCCACAAAGGAATGTTGGATTTACCCGGTGGCTTTGTAGACATCAACGAAACAGTGGAAGATGCGGTGACCCGGGAAATAAAGGAAGAATTGAATTTGGATGTTACAGAAGTTAAATTCATAGCCTCGTGCCCCAATGAGTATGTTTATTCGGGTTATAGTGTTTATACTTGCGATATGGGTTTCCTTTGTAGCGTAAGCGGTTGGGAAAATTTGCTGGTTCAGGACGATGTTACCGGGATAGAATTGGTAAGCCGGGAAAATATAGATTGGGATAAGATTGGTGCTGAATCAATAAAGAAAATAATACGTGCTTATTGGAACGGTTAA
- a CDS encoding aminotransferase class I/II-fold pyridoxal phosphate-dependent enzyme → MNPQAQELNEVILAKNPVVFDLLSEKGKNIFFPKKGILGQTAEAKGTKINATIGAAIEDDGSPMRLDAIASKIDMDPSLTFSYAPSFGRPDLRSKWKQMIYEKNKQLKDLTLSLPVVTCALTHGISMAGYLFVDPGQEIIVPSLFWGNYNLGLASAYGARLTKFNLFKNGGFDVEALKQSLMTEGDKKVLILNFPNNPSGYTPTFKEMDNIAASVREAAEAGKKIVVFTDDAYFGLVYEDNIAQESIFAYLSNLHPHVLAVKIDGATKEDYAWGFRVGFITYAIKGGDADLYQALEMKTAGAVRGSISNAANLSQSLLLHAFESPDYKLQKKSKYIIMNARYQAIKKVLTDDKYAQFFTALPYNSGYFMCIQLKEGLDGEAIREILIKKYSIGIINLNNVLRVAFAAMAASDAKKLFDGIFAACMDYLKENK, encoded by the coding sequence ATGAATCCGCAAGCCCAAGAGTTAAATGAGGTAATTCTCGCAAAAAATCCTGTTGTTTTTGATTTGTTATCCGAAAAAGGGAAAAACATATTTTTCCCTAAAAAAGGAATATTGGGTCAAACCGCCGAAGCCAAAGGAACTAAAATAAATGCCACCATAGGCGCTGCAATAGAAGATGACGGATCGCCCATGCGATTGGATGCCATCGCTTCAAAAATAGATATGGATCCATCGCTCACCTTTTCGTATGCACCCAGTTTTGGGCGGCCTGACTTGCGTAGCAAATGGAAGCAAATGATTTATGAAAAAAATAAGCAACTTAAGGATCTTACCCTAAGTCTGCCGGTAGTTACCTGTGCGCTTACCCACGGCATAAGCATGGCGGGTTACCTTTTTGTGGATCCGGGTCAGGAGATCATTGTACCCAGCTTATTTTGGGGCAACTATAACTTAGGTTTGGCCAGCGCCTATGGTGCTAGGCTCACAAAATTTAATTTATTTAAGAACGGTGGGTTCGATGTAGAGGCCTTAAAGCAAAGTTTAATGACGGAAGGGGATAAAAAAGTGCTTATTCTTAACTTTCCGAATAACCCATCCGGTTATACCCCCACCTTTAAAGAGATGGACAATATTGCCGCTTCCGTAAGAGAAGCGGCCGAAGCAGGAAAAAAAATAGTGGTGTTCACCGACGATGCCTACTTTGGATTGGTGTATGAAGATAACATAGCACAGGAATCCATATTCGCGTATTTAAGTAATTTGCACCCCCATGTGCTGGCGGTAAAGATTGATGGCGCAACCAAAGAAGATTATGCCTGGGGTTTTCGCGTGGGCTTTATTACCTACGCAATAAAAGGAGGTGATGCCGATTTGTACCAAGCCCTGGAAATGAAAACCGCCGGTGCTGTAAGGGGAAGTATCTCAAATGCTGCTAACCTGAGCCAATCTCTTTTGTTACATGCTTTTGAATCACCCGATTACAAGCTGCAAAAAAAATCCAAGTATATTATTATGAATGCACGGTACCAGGCTATAAAGAAAGTGCTGACCGATGATAAATATGCACAGTTTTTTACGGCACTGCCGTATAATTCCGGTTATTTTATGTGTATTCAGTTAAAGGAGGGACTGGATGGAGAAGCCATACGCGAAATACTGATTAAAAAATACAGCATAGGCATCATTAACCTCAATAATGTGTTACGCGTGGCTTTTGCTGCCATGGCGGCTTCCGATGCAAAAAAACTCTTCGACGGTATTTTTGCGGCTTGTATGGATTATCTGAAAGAAAATAAGTAG
- a CDS encoding DUF4200 domain-containing protein → MRKLIILLIIGFVGVSALGQVRVPDDGQSPIYYKGSNVGIGNTNPNNNLEISDAYSFHSGGHKVIGLGYSISNGSMLNGYVGELRWDPINGKLSFANSTTSLTTGQATSMYGRFSIDKNGNVGIGTYHPNYKLDVVGSIKGKTMRVDFPNVINNWNDEWQCAFFDGYNIPNSPESNQWFWGVNMGHRSNNPDYRYGGQLVIRNSSTSPTMYFRSRDKNGDGFWAKVLHNKGNQRIEGNLIVNGQIHSEEMEVKDIAANNITYSTNGQTADFVFADNYKLRDLSEVETFIKDNKHLPDIPSAAEMEEQGVNLAEMNKLLLQKVEELTLYAIEKDKEVKQLKADRKKEKADRKQLEVEMQKMKDYFEDIKKLLLSQ, encoded by the coding sequence ATGAGAAAATTAATTATACTTTTAATAATTGGATTTGTCGGAGTTTCTGCTTTGGGGCAGGTTCGTGTTCCCGATGATGGACAAAGTCCAATATATTATAAGGGCAGTAATGTTGGGATTGGCAATACAAACCCCAATAATAATCTTGAGATTTCGGATGCCTATTCTTTTCATAGTGGAGGACATAAAGTCATTGGATTAGGATATTCTATTAGTAACGGATCAATGTTAAATGGTTATGTAGGTGAATTAAGATGGGATCCAATAAATGGTAAATTATCGTTTGCAAATTCCACAACAAGTCTTACAACTGGACAAGCAACAAGTATGTATGGTAGGTTTAGTATAGATAAGAATGGAAATGTTGGTATTGGAACATATCATCCAAACTATAAATTGGATGTTGTTGGTAGCATAAAAGGGAAAACTATGCGAGTGGATTTTCCCAATGTTATAAATAATTGGAACGATGAATGGCAATGCGCTTTTTTTGATGGCTATAATATTCCCAATTCACCGGAATCAAATCAATGGTTTTGGGGTGTAAATATGGGTCATCGATCAAATAATCCGGATTATCGATATGGTGGACAGCTAGTAATAAGAAACTCTTCAACTTCTCCGACTATGTATTTTAGAAGTCGAGATAAAAACGGAGACGGATTCTGGGCAAAAGTGCTGCATAATAAAGGAAACCAGAGAATAGAAGGTAACCTTATTGTTAATGGACAGATACATTCAGAAGAAATGGAGGTAAAGGATATTGCCGCCAACAACATTACCTACTCGACCAACGGCCAAACCGCCGACTTTGTCTTTGCTGACAATTACAAGCTCCGTGACCTCTCCGAAGTTGAAACTTTCATAAAAGATAACAAACACCTCCCCGATATCCCCTCTGCTGCCGAAATGGAAGAACAAGGCGTAAACCTGGCCGAGATGAACAAATTGTTGCTCCAAAAGGTGGAGGAGCTGACTTTGTATGCCATTGAAAAGGACAAGGAGGTAAAACAGTTAAAAGCAGACCGAAAAAAGGAGAAAGCAGACCGGAAACAATTGGAAGTCGAAATGCAAAAGATGAAAGATTATTTTGAAGACATTAAAAAACTATTATTAAGCCAATAA
- a CDS encoding nucleotidyltransferase family protein: MKPTLLVLAAGMGSRYGGLKQLDELGPYGESIIDYSVYDAIEAGFEKVVFVIRQSFADQFKAQYEPKFGDKIAIEYVYQELDNLPNGFTVPAGREKPWGTGHAMLMAKDAIQGSFAIINADDFYGREAYQAVLDFMDKSSDDNEYAMVGYALNNTLSEHGTVSRGVCETDANNNLTNIVERTKIGYLDGKIVYYEGENTTELTGKEPVSMNFWAFKNSFFEALEKEFIIFLKEKGKEMKSEFYFNAPVDKMIKEGRATAKVIACDTKWFGVTYQEDKPQVQKSIQKLIDNGVYPANLWGGK, from the coding sequence ATGAAACCTACTTTATTAGTGTTGGCGGCCGGAATGGGCAGCCGTTATGGAGGATTAAAACAATTGGACGAATTGGGCCCGTACGGAGAGTCCATAATAGATTACTCCGTTTACGATGCCATTGAGGCCGGATTCGAAAAGGTGGTTTTTGTTATCCGCCAATCGTTTGCCGATCAGTTTAAAGCGCAATACGAACCAAAGTTTGGCGATAAGATAGCTATTGAATACGTCTACCAGGAGTTGGACAATTTACCCAATGGATTTACGGTTCCCGCGGGTAGAGAAAAACCATGGGGAACAGGACATGCGATGTTAATGGCCAAGGATGCCATTCAGGGATCGTTTGCCATCATTAATGCCGATGATTTTTATGGGCGCGAAGCCTACCAGGCCGTGCTGGATTTTATGGATAAAAGTAGCGATGATAACGAATACGCTATGGTGGGCTATGCCTTAAATAACACCCTCTCAGAACATGGAACCGTATCGCGCGGTGTGTGTGAGACCGATGCCAATAACAATCTCACAAATATTGTAGAACGAACCAAAATTGGTTATTTAGATGGCAAAATAGTGTATTACGAAGGTGAAAACACTACTGAGCTAACAGGTAAAGAACCCGTTTCGATGAACTTCTGGGCTTTCAAGAATTCTTTTTTTGAAGCACTGGAAAAAGAATTTATTATCTTTTTGAAAGAAAAAGGTAAGGAGATGAAGTCGGAGTTTTATTTTAATGCACCCGTTGATAAAATGATAAAAGAGGGACGCGCAACCGCCAAAGTAATTGCATGCGATACCAAATGGTTCGGTGTAACCTATCAGGAGGATAAACCTCAGGTGCAAAAAAGTATTCAAAAATTAATTGATAACGGGGTGTATCCGGCTAACCTTTGGGGAGGAAAATAA